The window CCTCGGCATCCAAGGCGGGACTCTTTCTCAGCATCACCCTGGTCGGCGCGACAAGCAGCCGCCATGCACTGTTTCGACACGGTGCCAACGTAGGAGATCACATTTACGTTTCAGGCACGCTAGGAGACTCCCTCGCAGGCCTTACGCTCTTGATGGGGAACACAGGCTCAGGCCCCTCAAGAAAAAGGAAGTCCGAGCTCTCTCGCTCTCATCAAGCGTTTCTTCTCCGCCGCCATTTCCGCCCTACGGCGAGGGTCGCCGAAGGCCAGTGGCTCAACGAGAAACGACTTGCCTCCGCTGCCATCGATCTGTCCGACGGCCTCTCCGGAGATCTTCGGCATCTGTGTGAAGCAAGTCGAGTCGGGGCAGAGGTGGGACTCGACAAGATTCCGATCTCACCGGCCTGCCGAGCCTATGCCCGGGCGATCGGAGTGTCGCCGATTCGACTCGCACTCACTGGAGGCGAAGACTATGAGTTGCTCTT is drawn from Nitrospirota bacterium and contains these coding sequences:
- the thiL gene encoding thiamine-phosphate kinase, giving the protein LISLAIPKTWKRSDVHELYTGLMKACRLYDVTLVGGDTSASKAGLFLSITLVGATSSRHALFRHGANVGDHIYVSGTLGDSLAGLTLLMGNTGSGPSRKRKSELSRSHQAFLLRRHFRPTARVAEGQWLNEKRLASAAIDLSDGLSGDLRHLCEASRVGAEVGLDKIPISPACRAYARAIGVSPIRLALTGGEDYELLFTTSPRNGKKVERQARTRGYRITPIGTIRPQRFGIQMMTDGRTQPLPVTSYEHFR